The following is a genomic window from Caproiciproducens sp. CPB-2.
GTCCATTCACAATGGCGAGTTCTGCTGCTATTTTCAGCCGCAGTACGACTATGAGAAAAGGGCGATTGTCGGCTTTGAGTCCCTGGCCCGCTGGAACAGCGCCAAATTCGGGATGGTATCGCCGGTTACGTTTATCGCGATGGCGGAAAACACCGGCTTCATCAAGGAACTGGGACGGTCTGTCGTCGACCGGACGTTTGCTTTCGCACAGGGCGTACAAGGCCGCGGGCTCCGGGTTTCCTTCAACACCTCACCTGTGGAGCTGCTGCAGGCGGACTATGTGGATTATGTGCTGGAACGCTTCCGCTACTATGGGCTGACTCCCGGCAGCGTGGCGATCGAGGTAACGGAATCCACCCTCATAGAATCTTTCGACGGGGTCATCAAAAAGCTCGAAATTCTGAGCGGCCATGGCATTTCCGTGTACCTTGACGATTTCGGGACGGGATTTTCATCCTTGACCTATCTGAAAAATCTCCCCATCCATTCGGTGAAAATCGATAAAAGCTTTATCGACGAGGTGGTAACCGACCGGGTGGGGCGCGATATTGTGGACATGATTGTCCGGCTGGCGAAAAGGCTGAATCTGGAAGTCATTGCGGAGGGCGTGGAAACGCAGGCCCAGATCGACTGTATTTACAGCTGCGGCTGCAGGATGATTCAGGGGTATTTCATCAGTCCGCCGGTGCCCTGGGAGAAAGCGGTCGCGCTGTTGGACGGAGTGCATAAATAATGGACATACTGCGGGGTGAGATTGATTGATTTTGCCCCGTAGTTTTTTTTGTCTTTTGTGCTATAATTTGATTTAGAAAAGAAATTTTCGATATTTTCCGCCGAAAATAAAAATAATTTTTATTTTTCGAGCTTCAGCCGCCACAGGAAAGGAAGAGGTTTATGAAAATTATCAGCGCACCGGATTATCAGAGCATGAGCCGGAAAGCGGCCAACATTATCTCCGCACAGGTTATTCTGTTTCCGAATTCGGTCTTGGGCCTTGCCACCGGTTCCACACCGCTTGGTGTATACAAGCAGCTGATAGAATGGTATAAAAAAGACGATATCGACTTCTCAAGGGTGCACAGCGTCAATCTTGACGAATATTGCGGGCTGTCGGGCGAACACGAACAGAGCTATCGTTATTATATGAATACAAATTTCTTCAGCCAGGTCAATATTCCGATTGAAAACACGAATGTTCCGAACGGGCTTGCAAAGGATATCGACGCGGAATGTAAACGGTATGACAACGTCATCACCAGCCTGGGCGGCATTGACCTGCAGCTTCTGGGCATCGGACACACCGGCCACATCGGGTTCAACGAGCCGGACGACGACTTTGACAAAATGACGCACTGTGTAAAGCTAAAGCAGAAAACCATCGATGCGAACGCGCGTTTCTTTAAAAATGCCTCGGAAGTGCCGCAGCGTGCTCTCACGATGGGCATCAAGGCGATTATGCAGGCGAAAAAGATTCTTCTGGTCGCCAACGGCGCCAGCAAAGCGGAGATTCTCTGCCGTTCGCTCTTCGGGCCGATCACCCCGGAAGTCCCGGCGTCCATCCTTCAGCTCCACAATGACCTGACGGTTGTCGCGGACGAAGAGGCGCTTGCGGTCATCCGCGGGCAGTATCCCTCTGCGATCGGATAAATTTCATAGCGATTTTACAGGGTGGACTTCGGTTCACCCTTATTTTTTGGTATTTTTTGTGCTATAATAAAAGCGACATAACAAGCGACATAACAGGAAAGGAAGAATATCCGTGAGTTTTGGAAGCAAAATTTTGAAGTATCAGGATGCTATCATACATGATTTGGCACAACTGGTTGCCATCCCCTCCGTGCGCGGCGAGGCCGTGGAGGGAATGCCGTTCGGCAAGGCGCCCGCAGAGGCTCTGAACCGGATTCTGCAAATGGCCGCCGATATGGGCTTTGCCACAAAGAACGTCGGTAACTATGCCGGTCACGCGGAGTACGGAGAGGGGAACGAGGTCGCCGCGGTGGTCGCCCACATGGATATCGTGCCGGCGGGGGAGGGCTGGGATACCGACCCGTTTACGCTTACCAGGAAGGGAAACCTGTACTATGGCCGCGGCACGGCGGACGACAAGGGAGCGGCGGTGGTCGCCCTGTATTGCTTAAAGGCTCTGAAGGATGAAAATATCAAGTCGAAGCGCCGCCTGCGGGTTATTTTCGGCGCGGGAGAGGAGACCGCGAGCAACGATCTGGAAATGTACCTGAAATCGGAGCAGATGCCCGTTATGGCCTTCACCCCGGATTCCGAGTACGGTATCTGCAACCGCGAAAAGGGGATCATGCGTTTGACTGTCTCCTCGCGGGAGCACAGCTCGGCGGTGGTCCGCGAATTTTCCGCCGGTACCGTTGTCAACGCCGTCCCCGCCAAGGCGAAGGCGGTCGTGATGTGTACGGACGAAGTTCTTGCAAAGCTCCAAAGCGCCGCTTCCCGTTTGGAGGGGGATTTCAGCTTTGAAAAGACGGAGGACGGGACCGAAATCACTTCCATCGGCAAAGCGTCCCACGCCATGCAGCCGCAGGAGGGTTTCAACGCCGCGACTCATCTGATGAAGCTGCTGGGTGAAATCTTTTCCGAGGAAGAGCTCGGCGGGCTGATCAGCTTTGTCAACAGGAATATCGGGACCGAGCTGCACGGAGAATCTCTCGGCGTTTACGTGAGCGACGAGGAATCCGGCCCCCTGACGCTGAACCTCGGGCTTGCCGGCATTTATGACAGATCCGCGTCCGTCGGGATCGATATCCGCTATCCGGTTACCGCAAAGGGAAAGGATATTTTTGCTTCCATCGCGGAAAAAGCTCTGCAGTACGGGCTGGAAACCACGCTGAACCAGGAGAATAAGCCGCTTTTCCTTCCGGAAAGCAGTCCGTTCATCACCCTGCTTCAGGATGCCTACGCGGCGGTTACCGGCAAACCGGCGGAAGTCTACGCCACCGGCGGCGGAACCTATGCGCGCGCCTTTGAGGGCCGTGCCGTCGCGTTTGGCCCGTTCTTCCCCGACGAACCCGACCGACGACTGCACAACACGAATGAGAATATTGATATTGACCGCTTCATGGTTCACGCACAGGTGTGCCTGGAAGCAATGTATCGGATGCTGACGCAGTAAACGGAGAATCAATGGAGAAATACAATCAAGTTACCATCAAAGACATTTTGAAAAATGAAGAAATCAATGCGTATATCACCAACGGCAACGAGAATCTGGGGGTAATCGGCTATACGGAGCACGGTTTTGCCCACGCCAAGCGGTCCTCCAATTACGCAAGCTATATTTTGCGCACCCTGCACTACGACGACCGCACCTGCGAACTGGCGGCCATTGCCGGGTACATGCACGATATCGGCAATGTGGTCAACCGTGCCGACCATGCCCAGAGCGGCGCGCTGATGGCCTTTCAGATTTTGAACCGGCTCGGGATGCCCCCAAGCGAAGTGGCGCTGATCGTCGCCGCGATCGGCAATCACGACGAGGGGACCGCCGCCGCCGTCAATCCGATTGCCGCGGCGCTGATTCTTTCCGACAAAGGGGATGTGCGCCGCACCCGCGTGCGCGACAAGGAGACCGTCGGCGCGGATATCCACGACCGCGTCAATTACGCGGTGGAACGGGCGTCCACCAAGGTGAACGCTGAAAAGAAGACGGCGATTCTCGACATTAAGATCGATACGCAGATTTGCCCCGTCATGGAGTATTTTGAAATCTTTATGACCCGCATGGTGCTTTGCCGACAGGCGGCGATGTACCTCGGCCTGCAGTTTGAGCTGATTATCAACGATACCCGGCTTTTATAGGCGTTTTTTGCCGTAACGGAAATTCAGACAGGATGGTAAAAGGCCCGGAGAAGCGTCTGACGACGCCAATCCGGGCCTTTTTGCGCGCAGGGGTGAATCCGCCGCGTTAGCGGGATATCAGCGCGGGGTAGATTCTCAAAATCTCGATGATGGAACAGAATTTGTCCGAAAGGCTGACGATCAGCGCCTCCCTGCATTTCGGCGGGGTCAGCGTCAGCGGCCACATGTGCCTGACGATGATCTCCTTTTCACAGTCGTTGAGTGAAAAATGCTCTTCGGCGTTTTCCAGCGCGGTCAGAGGATGCTTAAAGCCGTGAAGGCCCTTGGGATTCTTCGTCACGTGCCAGTCGTACAGAAAGAAATCATGCAGCAGCGCGCCCCGGATGATACTCCGGCAGTCCACATTCAGATTCAGTTTTCTGCACAGCCAGTAACTGTAATAAGCCACGGAAATGCTGTGCTCCAGGCACGAAACATTGGCGTGCTGAATAAACGTCCCCATCCGCTGAACGATCTCGGATTTCAGCAGTTCCAAGGAACAGTCCGTAAAATACTGTTTTTCGCTCCGGGATAATTTCATCTTGCCATCTCCGTATTTACTATGGAATTATTCTTATCATAATTCTTTTCTTCATTCATAGCAAGAGGAAATGAAAAAAATCAGCTGCCCTGCAGCGCAGGGCAGCTTTAACGCCGTTATTCCTCCAGTCTGTTCGCGATTTTCTTCATGCACTCGTGGCAGATATTATGGCCTTTAAACGAAACAACGTCATTCATGCTGTTGCAAAAAATACAGGCGGGCTCGTATTTTTTCAGAATGATCTTACCGTCCTCATCAACAAAAATCTCCAGAGGATCCTTTTCGTTTATGTTAAGGGTTATTCTGAGCTCCTTCGGCAACACAATTCTCCCTAATTCGTCAACTTTGCGCACAATACCGGTAGACTTCATTTTATTCATCACCTTTCACTTTAAAATCAGTGTTTGATTATTCAATTTAACGACAAAATTATAGTATATTTTTCCAAAAATGTCAATTAAATGCATGTTTGGAAAGTAAAAAAATATGTGATAAGCGGAAAATTTTATGAATACATATAATACGGAACAATCCGGAAAGGGGTGAGCGCACTGCTGAATTATATTTGGGCGGGGCTGATTGTGCTGAGCGTTATCTGTGCCGCCGTTACGGGGCGGATGCCGCAGCTTTCCGCCGGAATTATGAGCGGGACGGCCGGCGCGGTGGAACTGGTCATTACCATGATGGGCATGATGTGCGCCTGGACCGGTCTGATGAAAATCGCGGACGCGGGCGGGATTACACTGATGCTGTCCAAGCTGTTTGACCCGCTGATGCGGCGGATTTTCCCGAATCTCAAAAAAGGGGGCCCCGCCGAAAAGGCAATCTGCATGAACGTTACCGCAAATCTGCTGGGCCTCGGCAACGCCGCCACGCCCCTGGGAATTGCCGCCATGAAGGAAATGGCGAAGCTGAACCCGACACAGACCGCGGACAATTCCATGGTCATGTTCGTCGTGATCAATTCCGCGTCCATTCAGCTGATCCCCACCTTTATGGGGACCCTGCGGGCTCAGTACGGTTCTCCCGCGCCGTTTGACATTCTGCCGGCGGTGTGGCTGACTTCCGTCTGCGCGCTTGCTGTGGGGGTTACGGCCGCAAAGCTGCTGGAGGGGAAAAAAAGTGGATAAACTGGGCGTGTACGCCATCCCCATCGTAGTATTCCTGATCGTGCTGTTCGGGCTGATGCGCGGCGTGCCCCTGTTCGACACCTTCGTCGCCGGGGCAAAGGAAGGCTTTTCTTCCTCCATCTCCATCCTTCCCTCCCTGGTGGGGCTGATGATGGCGGTGTCCATGCTCAACGCCTCCGGCGCTCTGGATATCCTTTCCTCGCTTCTGGCGCCCGCCGCCCGTTTATTGGGCCTGCCGCCGGAGGTGATGCCGCTTGCGCTTATCAAGCCGGTTTCCGGCAGCGGCGCGACGGCGGTTCTGGCACAGATCTTTCAAAACAGCGGCACGGAGAGCTTTGCGGGCCGCGTGGCGTCGGTGATGTCCGGCTCCACCGAAACGACCTTTTACGCTATCGCAGTGTATTTCGGCTCGGTCGGCGTCAAAAAAACGCGTCATACGATTCCCGCGGCGGTGACTGCCGATCTGACCGCTTTTGTGGTTTCGGCGCTGACCGTCAGACTGTTTTTTCATTAAGGACTGCCTATGAATGATCGTAAAACAACAAATCATTATGTCGTTGCGCTTGCGGGAAATCCCAACTGCGGAAAAACGACTCTGTTCAACGCCCTGACCGGCTCCACCGCCTATGTGGGCAACTGGCCCGGCGTAACCGTGGAGAAGAAAAGCGGCAGCGCCCGGTACGGGAACGATACGCTGGAAATCGTTGATCTGCCGGGCATTTATTCGCTCGTGCCGTACTCGCCGGAGGAAGCGATCGCCGGAAGGTTCCTGGAACGGGAAAGGCCGGACTTGATTATCGATATTGTCGATGCGTCCAATATTGAGCGGAATCTGTATCTTACTACGCAGCTCATGGAGCTGAACATCCCGCTCGTTATCGCGATGAATATGATGGATGTGGTGGAAAAACGCGGGGATTCGGTGGACTGTGCGTTGCTGTCCCGGCTGACCGGCATTGCGGCCGTACCGATTTCGGCGTCAAAGGGGGAGGGATTGTCCGGGCTTCTGAAAGCCGCGGACAGCGCGGCGGGAAGGCCGGCCGCCTACCATTCTGTTCCCAAGCCGGGGCAGGACTGCAAAGACCCGGATACGGCGCTGGCCGACGCGCGGTACCGTTACATAGAGGCCATTACGCGAAAAGCGGTAAAAAAGCACAGCGCGTCGGTCAAAAGCGTCTCGGAAAAAATCGACTGGATTGCGACCAACCGCTTTCTGGCCATTCCCGTGTTCTTCCTGCTGATCTTTTTCGTCTTTTACATCACCTTCGGCTCCGTGGGCTCTTATCTGGTCCGCGGCGTTGAGTATTTTATCTCATCCTGTCTTTCTCCGAACGCGGACGCCGCGCTCGTGTCCGCCGGCGCCTCGTCCTGGCTGCGCAGCCTGGTTGTGGACGGGATCCTGGCGGGGGTGGGGGCGGTGCTGGAATTTCTGCCGCAGATCCTGCTGCTCTTCCTTCTGCTTTCTCTGCTGGAGGACAGCGGCTATATGGCCCGCGCCGCCTTCATCATGGACGCGCCGATGCGCCGCATCGGGCTGTCGGGGCGCGCGTTCGTACCGCTTTTGATGGGCTTCGGCTGTACCGTTCCGGCGGTCATGGGAACCCGGATTCTGGAAAGCGAAAAGGATAAGCGGCTGACCATCCTGATTACGCCGTTCATGTCCTGCAGCGCGAAAACTCCGATTTATTCCCTGTTTATCGCGGCGTTTTTTGTCGGCAGCAGGCCGCTTGCCATGTTTCTGATTTACTCCTTCGGCATCCTCGTCGGCCTTCTGTCCGCGCTGCTGTTCAAAAACAGTATCCTGAAGGGAGCCCCCGCGCCGTTCGTCATGGAGCTGCCGGATTACCGGCTGCCCACGGTGCGGACGGTCTGGCTTCACGTCCGGCGCCGGGCGGGCGATTTCCTGCAAAGAGCCGGGACCACCGTGTTTGTTGCGACGGTGGCGGTCTGGCTTCTCCAATCCTTTACCGTCGGGTTGCGGATGACCAACGACAGCTCGAACAGCATCATCGCCGCGGTTGGCAGGGCGATCGCCCCCGTTTTCACGCTCTGCGGCTTCGGCGACTGGAAACCGGCGGTCGCGCTTCTGACGGGGCTTGTCGCGAAGGAGTCGGTCGTCAGCACCATGAGCGTGCTGTATCCGGGCGGCCTGACAGACGCCCTGCGCGCGAACTTCACCACGCTGAGCGCATGCTCCTATTTGATTTTCGTGCTGCTCTACACCCCGTGCGTCGCGGCGCTGTCCGCCGTACGCCGTGAGATGGGCAGCCTGAAATGGACGGCCGTCACGGCAATTTACCAGCTGGTCACCGCCTGGTACTGGTCCGCCATGTTCTATCAGTGCGCTGTTCTGATTCAGAATTTATTCCGTAAATAAGCCCCGGCAATCTCTGCCGAGGCATTTTTATGCAGTTAGGTCGGTTTTCCCCTTTTTTTCACCTGGAAAAACACGGTAAGACAAAAATCGCGCAAGTTAGATTATACAGGGAAAAAATTTCTTTTGCAATAATCGTTAAATTATTATCAATTTAGCATTGCATATTAAAAAAATAGTTGGTATAATTTGAGAATCTGAAAAAGATGGGGAGTTAAAAGGATGATTCTGACATTGGATATGGGCAATACCAACATAACGATCGGTGTTTACGACGATAAAAGGCTGCTTTTTGTCTCCCGTATGGCGACCGACTGCTCGCGTATGGAGGACCAGTACGCCATAGAGCTGCGGGATATTCTGGATATCCACGGCGTTTCGCTGTGCGATATTACGGGCGCGGCGGTCAGCTCGGTGGTTCCGCCGCTCACCACGTATATCGTACGCGCTATCCGCTATCTGACCGGGGTGGAACCGATCTGTGTCGGGCCGAAGACAAAAACCGGCATTCAAAACAAAATCGAACACCCCGAACTGACCGGTGCCGATCTCGTTGTCGGCTGTGTCGCCGCCGGCAGAATGTTCGACGGCCCGTGCATTGTTCTGGATATGGGGACGGCGACGACCTTTGAGGTGATGGACAGGGATAAAAATATGCTGGGCGGCGCCATTATTCCGGGCGTCGCGATCTCTCTGGACGCGCTGACCCGCCGCACCGCGCAGCTCCCGCGCATCAGCCTGGAGCCGCCGAAGAGCGTCATCGGGAACAATACGATCGAGTGCATGCGTTCCGGCATCCTGCTGGGGACCGCCTGTATGATCGACGGCATGATCGGGCGCATCGAAGCGGAACTCGGGGAGAAATGCGAGGTCGTCGCCACCGGCGGCCTTTCGCGTGAAATTGTTCCGCTGTGTAAACGCAGCATCCATTTCTGCGACACGCTTCTGCTCGAGGGGCTCCGAATTCTTTACGAGGATAATCAATAGACCCGCCAGACAGTCGATAAAGTCGCGCCTGACAAAGTTTTTCGGCACTCTCACGGAGCCGCGTTACACGGCTCCGTGTTTTGTATACAAAAAAGAGAACCGCGCCCGTCCAAGCCGCGGTTATCTTTTTCACTCAAAGAAAGGCTGACCGTCCTGGTACAGCGTTTTTTTCTATTTTGAAGCGGTTATTTGTGATAGGTTTCCACAATATCCTTCACGGCGTCGATGACATACTGGACTTCCTCGTCCGTCATGGTGGGGTAGAGCGGCAGGGAAATCAGGCGGTCGAAATGCTTTTCGGCGTTCGGGAAATCGCCCTTTTTGTAGCCGTAACGGTCCGTGTAGACGCTCATATACGTTACCGGGATAAAATGTACGCTGGTTCCGACGTTGCGCTCGTTCAGCTCGGTGATGAACCGGTCGCGGTCAATGGTCAGCAGCTCGGGGACGATGCGCACGACGTACAGATGCCAGCAGTGCGTCGTGTAGTCGGGAACGTACGGCGGGTCCATCGCGTCGATCCTGCCGAACGCCTCCTGATATTTCGCGGCGATCTTCAGGC
Proteins encoded in this region:
- the nagB gene encoding glucosamine-6-phosphate deaminase — its product is MKIISAPDYQSMSRKAANIISAQVILFPNSVLGLATGSTPLGVYKQLIEWYKKDDIDFSRVHSVNLDEYCGLSGEHEQSYRYYMNTNFFSQVNIPIENTNVPNGLAKDIDAECKRYDNVITSLGGIDLQLLGIGHTGHIGFNEPDDDFDKMTHCVKLKQKTIDANARFFKNASEVPQRALTMGIKAIMQAKKILLVANGASKAEILCRSLFGPITPEVPASILQLHNDLTVVADEEALAVIRGQYPSAIG
- a CDS encoding Sapep family Mn(2+)-dependent dipeptidase; the encoded protein is MKYQDAIIHDLAQLVAIPSVRGEAVEGMPFGKAPAEALNRILQMAADMGFATKNVGNYAGHAEYGEGNEVAAVVAHMDIVPAGEGWDTDPFTLTRKGNLYYGRGTADDKGAAVVALYCLKALKDENIKSKRRLRVIFGAGEETASNDLEMYLKSEQMPVMAFTPDSEYGICNREKGIMRLTVSSREHSSAVVREFSAGTVVNAVPAKAKAVVMCTDEVLAKLQSAASRLEGDFSFEKTEDGTEITSIGKASHAMQPQEGFNAATHLMKLLGEIFSEEELGGLISFVNRNIGTELHGESLGVYVSDEESGPLTLNLGLAGIYDRSASVGIDIRYPVTAKGKDIFASIAEKALQYGLETTLNQENKPLFLPESSPFITLLQDAYAAVTGKPAEVYATGGGTYARAFEGRAVAFGPFFPDEPDRRLHNTNENIDIDRFMVHAQVCLEAMYRMLTQ
- a CDS encoding HD domain-containing protein; amino-acid sequence: MEKYNQVTIKDILKNEEINAYITNGNENLGVIGYTEHGFAHAKRSSNYASYILRTLHYDDRTCELAAIAGYMHDIGNVVNRADHAQSGALMAFQILNRLGMPPSEVALIVAAIGNHDEGTAAAVNPIAAALILSDKGDVRRTRVRDKETVGADIHDRVNYAVERASTKVNAEKKTAILDIKIDTQICPVMEYFEIFMTRMVLCRQAAMYLGLQFELIINDTRLL
- a CDS encoding HD domain-containing protein, which codes for MKLSRSEKQYFTDCSLELLKSEIVQRMGTFIQHANVSCLEHSISVAYYSYWLCRKLNLNVDCRSIIRGALLHDFFLYDWHVTKNPKGLHGFKHPLTALENAEEHFSLNDCEKEIIVRHMWPLTLTPPKCREALIVSLSDKFCSIIEILRIYPALISR
- a CDS encoding AbrB/MazE/SpoVT family DNA-binding domain-containing protein yields the protein MKSTGIVRKVDELGRIVLPKELRITLNINEKDPLEIFVDEDGKIILKKYEPACIFCNSMNDVVSFKGHNICHECMKKIANRLEE
- a CDS encoding nucleoside recognition domain-containing protein, with translation MSALLNYIWAGLIVLSVICAAVTGRMPQLSAGIMSGTAGAVELVITMMGMMCAWTGLMKIADAGGITLMLSKLFDPLMRRIFPNLKKGGPAEKAICMNVTANLLGLGNAATPLGIAAMKEMAKLNPTQTADNSMVMFVVINSASIQLIPTFMGTLRAQYGSPAPFDILPAVWLTSVCALAVGVTAAKLLEGKKSG
- a CDS encoding spore maturation protein; protein product: MDKLGVYAIPIVVFLIVLFGLMRGVPLFDTFVAGAKEGFSSSISILPSLVGLMMAVSMLNASGALDILSSLLAPAARLLGLPPEVMPLALIKPVSGSGATAVLAQIFQNSGTESFAGRVASVMSGSTETTFYAIAVYFGSVGVKKTRHTIPAAVTADLTAFVVSALTVRLFFH
- the feoB gene encoding ferrous iron transport protein B — encoded protein: MNDRKTTNHYVVALAGNPNCGKTTLFNALTGSTAYVGNWPGVTVEKKSGSARYGNDTLEIVDLPGIYSLVPYSPEEAIAGRFLERERPDLIIDIVDASNIERNLYLTTQLMELNIPLVIAMNMMDVVEKRGDSVDCALLSRLTGIAAVPISASKGEGLSGLLKAADSAAGRPAAYHSVPKPGQDCKDPDTALADARYRYIEAITRKAVKKHSASVKSVSEKIDWIATNRFLAIPVFFLLIFFVFYITFGSVGSYLVRGVEYFISSCLSPNADAALVSAGASSWLRSLVVDGILAGVGAVLEFLPQILLLFLLLSLLEDSGYMARAAFIMDAPMRRIGLSGRAFVPLLMGFGCTVPAVMGTRILESEKDKRLTILITPFMSCSAKTPIYSLFIAAFFVGSRPLAMFLIYSFGILVGLLSALLFKNSILKGAPAPFVMELPDYRLPTVRTVWLHVRRRAGDFLQRAGTTVFVATVAVWLLQSFTVGLRMTNDSSNSIIAAVGRAIAPVFTLCGFGDWKPAVALLTGLVAKESVVSTMSVLYPGGLTDALRANFTTLSACSYLIFVLLYTPCVAALSAVRREMGSLKWTAVTAIYQLVTAWYWSAMFYQCAVLIQNLFRK
- a CDS encoding type III pantothenate kinase, which codes for MILTLDMGNTNITIGVYDDKRLLFVSRMATDCSRMEDQYAIELRDILDIHGVSLCDITGAAVSSVVPPLTTYIVRAIRYLTGVEPICVGPKTKTGIQNKIEHPELTGADLVVGCVAAGRMFDGPCIVLDMGTATTFEVMDRDKNMLGGAIIPGVAISLDALTRRTAQLPRISLEPPKSVIGNNTIECMRSGILLGTACMIDGMIGRIEAELGEKCEVVATGGLSREIVPLCKRSIHFCDTLLLEGLRILYEDNQ